In one Mycoplasmopsis canis PG 14 genomic region, the following are encoded:
- the rplW gene encoding 50S ribosomal protein L23, with protein sequence MELTKVIKSPILTEKSDRLRSNEKNQVFTFKVDFAANKYQIKEAVETIFNVKVSSVNTIKVNKKPKNVGRFHGFTNRYKKAMVTLAEGSLNYLPSNETEAQIVSDEKAVEKKEQKAKKVSDVEAKVAKKLATKKTVATKQTAVKKQATTKRKVGGE encoded by the coding sequence ATGGAATTAACAAAAGTTATTAAATCACCTATTCTTACAGAAAAATCAGATAGATTAAGATCTAATGAAAAGAACCAAGTTTTCACATTTAAAGTTGATTTTGCCGCTAACAAATATCAAATTAAAGAAGCTGTTGAAACTATTTTTAATGTAAAAGTTTCTTCAGTTAACACAATTAAAGTTAATAAAAAACCTAAAAATGTTGGTCGTTTCCACGGATTTACAAATCGTTACAAAAAAGCTATGGTAACTTTAGCTGAAGGAAGCTTAAACTATTTACCAAGCAATGAAACTGAAGCACAAATAGTTTCAGACGAAAAAGCTGTTGAGAAAAAAGAACAAAAAGCTAAAAAAGTTTCAGACGTTGAAGCAAAAGTTGCTAAAAAACTTGCAACAAAGAAAACAGTTGCTACAAAACAAACTGCAGTTAAAAAACAAGCAACTACAAAGAGAAAAGTTGGTGGAGAATAG
- the gltX gene encoding glutamate--tRNA ligase — MKKIRTRYAPSPTGYLHIGGARTALFSYLFAKHFGGDFIFRLEDTDIKRNVEGGEESQLNNLAWLGIVPDESPLNPNPIYGKYRQSEKLDRYLEVANQLIEKGFAYKAYDNSEELEKQKEESDAKGIPSFRYNPNWLNISDEEKLKRDQAGEYSIRFKMPENTELSWNDIVRGEISFNSSDIADWVIYKSDGFPTYNFAVVIDDFDMQITHVLRGEEHIGNTPKQLAIYNALGWESPKFGHLTIITNMEGKKLSKRDTSLKQFIEDYKNEGYIPEAIFNFLTLLGWTAEDASELMTKEEIIAKFDPERLSKSPSKFDISKMIWFSKQYFKNLSNDLILSKLNSLIDSKSKEWINLFVETYKPSVATFTELNENLKTFLNASIKKFEFTDEEISVVKKFKQLLFNYDFNVESIQECINKTSSELNVKGKKLFMPIRMATTSHEHGPELAKAIYLFGKEEVFKSLEQY, encoded by the coding sequence ATGAAAAAAATTAGAACACGTTATGCACCAAGCCCTACTGGTTATTTACATATCGGGGGAGCTAGAACAGCTTTATTTTCTTATTTATTTGCAAAACATTTTGGTGGTGATTTTATTTTTAGACTCGAAGACACCGATATTAAAAGAAATGTTGAAGGTGGCGAAGAATCACAACTCAACAATTTGGCATGATTAGGTATTGTACCTGATGAATCACCATTAAATCCTAATCCTATTTATGGTAAATATAGACAAAGCGAAAAATTGGATAGATATTTAGAAGTTGCTAATCAATTAATTGAAAAGGGTTTTGCTTATAAGGCATATGACAACTCTGAGGAACTTGAGAAACAAAAGGAAGAAAGTGATGCTAAAGGAATCCCTAGCTTTAGATATAATCCGAATTGATTAAATATTTCTGATGAAGAAAAGTTAAAAAGAGACCAAGCAGGAGAATATTCGATCAGATTTAAAATGCCGGAAAACACAGAACTATCTTGAAATGATATTGTTAGAGGGGAAATTTCGTTTAATTCTAGTGATATTGCTGATTGAGTTATTTATAAATCTGACGGATTTCCAACATACAATTTTGCTGTTGTAATTGATGATTTTGATATGCAAATAACACACGTTTTAAGGGGTGAAGAACATATAGGTAATACACCAAAACAATTGGCTATTTATAATGCATTAGGGTGGGAATCACCTAAGTTTGGTCATTTAACAATAATAACAAACATGGAAGGTAAAAAACTTTCTAAAAGAGATACAAGTTTAAAACAATTTATTGAAGATTATAAAAATGAAGGATATATTCCAGAAGCTATTTTTAACTTTTTGACCCTTTTAGGTTGAACAGCGGAGGATGCTTCTGAATTAATGACTAAAGAAGAAATTATTGCAAAATTCGATCCAGAAAGATTGAGTAAGAGTCCTTCAAAATTTGATATTTCAAAAATGATTTGGTTCTCAAAACAATATTTCAAAAATTTATCAAACGACTTAATTTTAAGTAAGTTAAATTCATTAATAGATTCAAAAAGCAAAGAATGAATTAACTTGTTTGTAGAAACATACAAACCTAGTGTTGCAACTTTTACGGAATTAAACGAAAATCTAAAAACATTTTTAAACGCAAGTATAAAGAAATTTGAATTTACTGATGAAGAAATTTCAGTTGTTAAGAAATTTAAGCAATTGCTTTTTAATTATGACTTTAATGTTGAAAGCATACAAGAATGTATTAATAAGACATCATCAGAACTAAATGTAAAAGGAAAAAAACTGTTTATGCCAATAAGAATGGCTACAACTTCTCATGAACATGGACCAGAACTAGCTAAAGCTATTTATTTATTTGGAAAAGAAGAAGTTTTTAAGTCATTAGAACAGTATTAA
- the rpsS gene encoding 30S ribosomal protein S19, whose translation MARSLKKGPFADEHLLKKVDAIVEGKAPKKPIKTWSRRSTIFPSFVGLTFAVHNGKQFNEVYVTDDMVGHKLGEFSPTRTFSGHGADKGKKK comes from the coding sequence ATGGCTCGTAGTTTGAAAAAAGGTCCATTTGCCGACGAACACTTACTTAAAAAAGTAGATGCTATAGTAGAAGGTAAAGCCCCTAAAAAACCAATTAAAACTTGATCAAGACGTTCAACAATTTTCCCAAGTTTTGTTGGATTAACATTTGCAGTTCACAATGGTAAACAATTTAATGAAGTTTATGTTACAGATGACATGGTTGGTCACAAATTAGGAGAATTTTCACCAACTAGAACATTCTCTGGACATGGTGCTGATAAAGGTAAGAAAAAATAA
- the rplC gene encoding 50S ribosomal protein L3, producing MKGILGRKVGMTQIYSETGARIPVTVIEVQPNVVSKVLTNDKNGYTATQLASFDKKENRSNNPEKGHFKKANTTPKRYVKEVRDMSGFELGQIIKADIFSAGELVDVTGVSKGKGFAGTIKRYNQHIGPKSHGGGGGSQPVRQTGSLGDISGNRVFKGMTMPGHLGNVKTTVQNLEIVKVDVENNLVLIKGSIPGPKKSFVMVKQAVKGLPNREQIKLVDIAEVLKMNELVEHAKKYGIEVKVGMHSSELEALIKEAEAKAEGDK from the coding sequence ATGAAAGGAATCTTAGGACGTAAAGTTGGTATGACTCAAATTTACAGCGAAACTGGTGCCAGAATACCTGTTACTGTAATAGAAGTACAACCAAATGTTGTATCTAAAGTTTTAACAAATGATAAAAATGGTTATACAGCTACTCAATTAGCTTCATTTGATAAAAAAGAAAATAGATCAAATAACCCAGAAAAAGGTCACTTTAAAAAAGCTAATACAACACCTAAGCGCTACGTAAAAGAAGTTCGTGACATGTCAGGTTTCGAACTTGGACAAATTATTAAAGCTGATATTTTTTCAGCAGGAGAACTAGTTGATGTAACTGGTGTATCAAAAGGTAAGGGTTTTGCCGGAACTATTAAAAGATACAATCAACACATAGGACCTAAATCACATGGTGGTGGTGGTGGTTCACAACCAGTTAGACAAACAGGATCACTTGGAGATATTTCAGGTAACAGAGTTTTCAAGGGAATGACAATGCCTGGTCATTTAGGAAATGTTAAAACAACAGTTCAAAACCTTGAAATTGTAAAAGTTGATGTTGAAAACAATTTAGTTTTAATTAAAGGATCAATTCCTGGTCCTAAAAAATCATTTGTTATGGTTAAACAAGCAGTTAAAGGATTGCCTAACCGTGAACAAATTAAGCTTGTTGATATAGCTGAAGTTCTTAAAATGAATGAATTAGTTGAACACGCCAAAAAATATGGAATTGAAGTTAAGGTTGGTATGCATTCATCAGAATTAGAAGCTTTAATTAAAGAAGCTGAAGCAAAAGCGGAAGGAGATAAATAA
- a CDS encoding ribonuclease J produces MENIRIFALGGQDENGKNSYVLAHNEDLFIINAGVKVPINSQNGVDTIIPDFSYLEKNKNNIKGIFISDIRNESFSALPWLVMKIPGLKIYTSQLSKEIIIDRLSKYNIKKETYKVIVLNERKKVGSLFVQPISLPGSVPGNLGFDFITKSGDYVFMFNFVEGDLDIFGRTWFLHLPKLFGNRKVIALISDSGKTNFSGRAIEKNKLPDSILNVFENAKNNERIIIGAFSEDMVSLHKILKLSMKYKRPVITYGKTYADLLEITKKIILENDKNLELPEIVDYKQISKHNNAVILVTGAVERLFSRFLRITSGEDVYLKLNSNDRVIMLAPQVNGLESQAAYTLDEIARISPNLIDISDSEYFYCRPYKDDILNLIKNLKPDFFIPAQGLFRYLTDSANYVSDNEEINSTQSIVLLNGKVLHFVDGKKMSQSAKIKEIGDVIVDGFGVGDISSEVIAEREVLGREGVIIINSLYNPKTKKIVGQLHINYIGVIDENEQEWMNNLIKGIIIELISGRVYGSMFELNEKVRKTIRKKIFKLTDKDPLVALTLTQV; encoded by the coding sequence ATGGAAAATATAAGAATTTTTGCCCTAGGTGGCCAGGATGAAAATGGAAAAAATAGCTATGTTCTTGCGCACAATGAGGATTTATTTATTATAAATGCAGGAGTTAAAGTTCCGATAAATTCACAAAACGGTGTTGATACTATAATCCCGGATTTTAGTTATTTAGAAAAAAATAAGAATAATATTAAAGGTATTTTTATAAGCGACATTAGAAACGAAAGTTTTTCAGCATTACCTTGATTAGTAATGAAAATCCCTGGACTAAAGATTTATACTTCTCAATTAAGTAAAGAAATAATTATTGATAGATTGTCTAAGTATAATATTAAAAAAGAAACTTATAAAGTTATCGTATTAAATGAAAGAAAAAAAGTTGGTTCATTATTTGTGCAACCAATTTCACTTCCAGGAAGTGTTCCAGGCAATTTAGGTTTTGATTTTATAACAAAATCTGGTGATTATGTTTTTATGTTCAACTTTGTTGAAGGTGATCTTGATATTTTTGGAAGAACTTGATTTTTACATTTGCCTAAATTATTTGGTAATAGAAAAGTTATTGCACTTATATCCGATTCTGGAAAAACAAACTTTTCTGGTAGAGCAATTGAAAAAAATAAATTACCTGATTCAATTTTGAATGTTTTTGAAAATGCTAAGAATAACGAAAGAATTATTATTGGCGCATTTAGTGAAGATATGGTTTCTTTACACAAAATTTTAAAATTGTCAATGAAGTATAAAAGACCTGTAATCACATATGGTAAAACATATGCTGATTTACTTGAAATTACAAAAAAAATAATTTTAGAAAATGACAAAAACCTTGAACTTCCTGAAATTGTTGATTATAAACAAATTTCAAAGCATAATAATGCTGTTATTCTTGTAACCGGTGCTGTAGAAAGGCTATTTTCAAGATTTTTAAGAATTACTTCAGGAGAAGATGTTTATTTAAAACTTAATTCAAATGATAGAGTAATTATGTTGGCCCCTCAGGTTAATGGTCTTGAATCACAAGCTGCATATACATTGGATGAAATAGCGAGAATTAGTCCTAATTTAATTGATATATCAGATTCAGAATATTTTTATTGTAGACCATATAAAGATGATATTTTAAATTTAATAAAAAATTTAAAACCTGATTTCTTCATTCCTGCTCAAGGACTTTTTAGATATCTAACTGATTCCGCTAATTATGTTAGTGATAACGAAGAAATTAATAGCACTCAATCTATTGTTCTGTTAAATGGAAAAGTATTGCATTTTGTAGATGGTAAAAAAATGTCACAAAGTGCGAAAATAAAAGAAATAGGTGACGTTATTGTGGATGGGTTTGGTGTTGGTGATATTTCATCAGAAGTTATAGCGGAAAGAGAAGTTTTAGGAAGAGAAGGCGTGATAATTATTAATTCTTTATATAATCCTAAAACTAAAAAAATAGTTGGGCAACTACATATAAATTACATAGGTGTAATTGATGAAAATGAGCAAGAATGAATGAATAATCTAATTAAAGGAATTATAATTGAATTAATCTCAGGAAGAGTTTACGGATCAATGTTTGAATTAAATGAAAAAGTAAGAAAAACAATAAGAAAAAAAATATTTAAGTTGACAGATAAAGACCCTTTAGTGGCCTTAACTCTTACACAGGTATAA
- the rplB gene encoding 50S ribosomal protein L2 has protein sequence MAMKYHKPTTNGRRNMSSLDFKQNLSGHAPEKSLLVNLKNHAGRNNQGKITVRHHGGRVKRFYRLVDFKRNKDDIPAIVKSIEYDPNRSANICLLAYADGEKRYILAPKGIKVGQTVVSGEKADIVVGNALPLTFIPEGTFVHNIEMQPGGGGIIARSAGVSAQILGKDDNGKYVVLRLKSGETRRVLARCRATIGVVGNEEHLLVNVGKAGINRHKGIRPTVRGSVMNPVDHPHGGGEGKQPVGRKAPLTPWGKKALGVKTRKTKKSSNKLILRRRKDAK, from the coding sequence ATGGCAATGAAATATCATAAGCCAACTACTAACGGTCGTAGAAATATGTCTTCTCTAGATTTCAAACAAAATTTATCAGGACACGCACCAGAAAAATCATTATTGGTTAATTTAAAAAACCATGCTGGTCGTAACAACCAAGGTAAAATTACAGTTAGACATCACGGAGGACGTGTTAAACGTTTCTACAGATTAGTAGATTTCAAACGTAATAAAGACGATATTCCAGCTATTGTTAAATCAATCGAATATGATCCAAACAGATCAGCAAATATTTGTTTATTAGCATATGCTGATGGAGAAAAAAGATATATTTTAGCTCCTAAAGGTATTAAAGTTGGGCAAACAGTTGTATCAGGAGAAAAAGCTGACATTGTTGTTGGTAATGCATTACCTTTAACATTTATCCCTGAAGGTACATTTGTTCACAATATTGAAATGCAACCAGGTGGTGGTGGAATTATAGCACGTAGTGCTGGAGTTTCAGCTCAAATTCTTGGTAAAGATGACAACGGTAAATATGTTGTTTTAAGACTTAAATCAGGTGAAACACGTCGTGTTTTAGCTCGTTGCCGTGCAACAATTGGTGTTGTTGGTAATGAAGAACACTTATTAGTTAATGTTGGTAAGGCTGGTATTAACAGACACAAAGGTATTAGACCTACAGTTCGTGGTTCAGTTATGAACCCAGTAGACCACCCACATGGTGGAGGGGAAGGAAAACAACCAGTTGGTCGTAAAGCCCCTCTTACTCCGTGAGGTAAAAAAGCTCTTGGTGTTAAAACAAGAAAAACTAAAAAATCTTCAAATAAACTTATTTTAAGAAGAAGAAAGGATGCTAAATAA
- a CDS encoding DDE-type integrase/transposase/recombinase, with product MKITHNLFKYKNLTKFEIKKQQSLKLIAENIEKSLSYLSLITNLSLSTVKRYKKVIKSKKEIVVSHKNKYHQRNYKITDAEIELVFKNYLETCQFILNRDLTNNQLSIKTYFNSEYGSFIREKISYKTLVKRFNQLGLFNIHTTKRGRRVARLSKKKTSEDITLILKNYYQQIKQNEKQRQVLNLKKNLKFGEIVEIDAQLEPYLKNDKPLYLYHAIDVATGTLLAAWFEEQETTLGYQRLLEIVFKKYGFPKKIYTDKRRSFWGSENTQTVFEKVLNKKGIEVLSSSNPKHKPHVERSFRTSLDQYPLLIHENGYKNIDDLKKNNEVFQNYYNIRNKKIISKQNVFQKEGKKNGNWAVDLEINRKVLNGVVRYQGKNYAAFDMYNKRIIFPYNSDVLLVHSSDDNLYFKYNDKKYFAKEPNGKYLSLTEMWALEKGLDYSIPAVGKLAFIYNKTNSFFKTLELYISKFNSISVNAQDSNLEANKIMSEYLSILRALHRSINDDIRIDA from the coding sequence ATGAAAATAACACACAACTTATTTAAGTATAAAAATTTAACAAAATTTGAAATAAAAAAACAACAATCTTTAAAATTGATTGCTGAAAATATCGAAAAATCTTTATCTTATCTTAGCTTGATTACAAACCTTAGTTTATCAACTGTAAAAAGATATAAAAAAGTTATTAAAAGCAAAAAAGAAATTGTTGTCTCACATAAAAATAAATATCATCAAAGAAATTACAAAATAACTGATGCAGAAATAGAATTAGTCTTTAAAAATTATTTAGAAACATGTCAGTTTATTTTGAATAGAGATCTAACAAATAATCAACTTTCAATTAAAACATACTTCAATTCTGAGTATGGTTCTTTTATAAGAGAAAAAATTTCTTACAAAACTTTAGTTAAGAGATTTAATCAATTAGGTTTATTTAATATACATACAACCAAGAGAGGAAGAAGGGTTGCAAGATTATCAAAGAAAAAAACCTCAGAAGATATAACATTGATATTAAAAAATTATTATCAACAGATTAAACAAAACGAAAAACAAAGACAAGTTTTAAATCTAAAGAAAAATCTAAAATTCGGCGAAATTGTTGAGATTGATGCACAACTTGAACCATACTTGAAAAATGATAAACCATTATATCTTTATCATGCAATAGATGTAGCAACAGGAACATTGTTAGCAGCATGATTCGAAGAACAAGAAACAACATTAGGATATCAAAGACTACTAGAAATTGTATTTAAAAAGTATGGATTCCCAAAGAAAATCTATACTGATAAAAGAAGAAGTTTTTGAGGAAGCGAAAACACACAAACAGTCTTTGAAAAAGTTTTAAATAAAAAGGGAATAGAAGTACTAAGTTCATCAAATCCAAAACATAAACCACATGTTGAAAGATCTTTTAGGACATCACTAGACCAATATCCGTTACTTATTCACGAAAACGGATATAAAAATATTGATGATTTGAAGAAAAATAATGAAGTATTTCAAAATTATTACAATATCAGGAATAAAAAAATAATTTCTAAACAAAATGTTTTTCAAAAAGAGGGAAAGAAAAACGGCAATTGAGCCGTTGATTTAGAGATTAATAGAAAAGTTTTAAATGGTGTTGTTAGATACCAAGGTAAAAATTACGCAGCCTTTGATATGTATAACAAAAGAATTATCTTCCCTTATAATTCTGACGTTTTATTAGTGCATTCTTCGGATGATAATTTGTATTTTAAATATAATGATAAAAAATACTTTGCTAAGGAACCTAACGGAAAATATCTAAGTTTAACAGAAATGTGAGCTTTAGAGAAAGGATTAGATTACTCTATTCCAGCCGTAGGGAAACTAGCATTTATCTATAATAAAACAAATTCATTTTTTAAAACTCTTGAATTATATATCTCAAAATTTAATAGTATTTCCGTGAATGCGCAAGATAGTAATCTTGAAGCTAATAAAATCATGTCCGAATACTTAAGCATACTCCGAGCATTGCACAGAAGCATCAATGATGATATAAGAATTGATGCATAA
- a CDS encoding thioredoxin family protein, translating to MFKKMAWKDAENYINNTNKNDLTFITFTTEWCGDCKMMKRTFDNVASKFKNNSEINFITVDAEEANLFRNPDTKWKVLKVPTMMLLEGEEIIEKAFEYVPEEVLVNWVEKKVL from the coding sequence ATGTTTAAAAAAATGGCTTGAAAAGATGCTGAAAACTACATTAACAACACAAATAAAAATGACTTAACGTTTATTACATTTACAACAGAGTGATGTGGCGATTGTAAAATGATGAAAAGAACATTTGATAATGTTGCATCCAAATTTAAAAACAATAGCGAGATTAACTTTATAACTGTAGACGCTGAAGAAGCTAATTTATTTAGAAATCCAGATACTAAGTGAAAGGTTTTAAAAGTACCAACTATGATGCTTTTAGAAGGTGAAGAAATCATCGAAAAAGCATTCGAATATGTTCCAGAAGAGGTTTTAGTTAATTGAGTTGAAAAGAAGGTTTTATAA
- the rplV gene encoding 50S ribosomal protein L22: MNKQQAKAHVKLQRVSVSKAKLVANLFRGKNVDVALGILHNTSKKSSPIFIKLLNSAIANATNNHGMNASKLFVKEVYVNEGPTLKRFQPRSRGNAYSIFKRTSNLSVVLEERN, from the coding sequence ATGAATAAACAACAAGCAAAAGCTCACGTTAAGTTACAAAGAGTTAGCGTTTCTAAAGCTAAATTAGTTGCAAACTTATTTAGAGGTAAAAACGTTGACGTTGCATTAGGTATCTTACACAACACATCAAAAAAATCATCACCAATTTTCATTAAATTATTAAATTCAGCAATAGCAAATGCAACAAATAACCACGGAATGAACGCATCAAAATTATTCGTTAAAGAAGTTTATGTAAATGAAGGTCCTACTCTTAAAAGATTTCAACCAAGAAGTAGAGGTAATGCTTATTCGATTTTCAAACGTACATCTAATTTATCAGTAGTATTAGAGGAGAGAAACTAA
- the rplD gene encoding 50S ribosomal protein L4 produces the protein MAETKKKAVATKSTAKSTSSKPTSSKTVKKPASKPAAKPVAKKATEVKSVKVNVQKDTKVKKVEFSADLPKNLFGSEKIYTQAIFDSILSERASRRQGTHQVKNRAEVSGSGKKPWRQKGTGRARHSSMRSPIWVGGGRAFGPQSNKNYSLKVNKKVKYAAFVSALTLLANDKAVLVNDLSLSQIKTKDLVQKLVELKVNDLRHVLVVNENPIVFRSSQNLGNVNVVKANSVTVENLIGADVMIISNESLEILKERGR, from the coding sequence ATGGCAGAAACAAAGAAAAAAGCTGTTGCAACAAAATCAACAGCTAAATCTACTTCTTCAAAACCAACTTCTTCAAAGACTGTAAAGAAACCAGCTTCTAAACCTGCTGCTAAACCAGTTGCAAAGAAAGCAACTGAAGTGAAGTCAGTAAAAGTAAATGTTCAAAAAGATACAAAAGTGAAAAAGGTTGAATTTTCAGCTGATTTACCAAAAAATCTTTTTGGAAGTGAAAAAATTTATACACAAGCTATTTTTGACTCAATCTTATCTGAAAGAGCATCAAGAAGACAAGGTACACATCAAGTTAAGAATCGTGCTGAAGTTTCAGGAAGTGGTAAAAAACCATGAAGACAAAAAGGAACAGGTAGAGCACGTCATAGCTCAATGCGTTCACCTATTTGAGTAGGTGGTGGTAGAGCATTTGGTCCTCAATCAAACAAAAACTACTCACTTAAAGTTAATAAAAAAGTTAAATATGCTGCATTTGTTTCAGCTTTAACATTATTAGCTAACGATAAAGCGGTTTTGGTTAATGACTTATCACTAAGTCAAATTAAAACAAAAGATTTAGTTCAAAAACTTGTTGAGTTAAAAGTTAACGATTTAAGACACGTTTTAGTTGTAAATGAAAACCCAATTGTTTTTAGATCATCACAAAACTTAGGTAATGTTAATGTGGTTAAAGCAAATTCAGTAACAGTTGAAAACTTAATTGGCGCAGATGTTATGATTATTTCAAATGAAAGTCTTGAAATTTTAAAAGAAAGAGGTAGATAA
- the rpsJ gene encoding 30S ribosomal protein S10, with the protein MSKLSIKVKGFDHVTVDQAAKKIFLAAKEEGAKVSGPVPLPTKRDEITILRSVHVNKKSREQFESRTHQRLVVITDASAKTKDKIERLELPVGVGIQIKVK; encoded by the coding sequence ATGAGTAAATTAAGCATCAAAGTAAAAGGTTTTGACCATGTTACTGTTGACCAAGCTGCAAAAAAAATCTTTTTAGCAGCTAAAGAAGAAGGTGCAAAAGTAAGTGGACCAGTTCCTTTACCAACAAAAAGAGATGAAATTACTATTTTAAGATCTGTTCACGTAAACAAAAAATCTCGTGAGCAATTCGAAAGCAGAACACACCAAAGATTAGTTGTTATTACTGATGCTTCTGCTAAAACAAAAGACAAAATTGAAAGACTAGAATTACCAGTTGGTGTTGGTATTCAAATAAAAGTTAAATAA
- a CDS encoding APC family permease, with protein sequence MKNKLTEKQFIFYGLNYIIGFGFIATISSVVSKGLWGILIFVLTAFISMSVMLAFARGSQNFGKEVGGTYAYAKKAFHNKRAILFLQGWNQFAQVPLFSATTPLFFINLIGEFDKGNQVIYQFSAVAFFIILNIISSFGLRTSKWFILFSAIIKWITIGMGLSIVVWYSFASFQFGNNFSSNPTIDISIIVTSVLSFIYAFAGGEGLAGISADVESKRFKKVLMLIFMIVLTFYFVFYMIYLGLDKTAFLGTEKSSVNFARIFRVSMGLSGVIMFTIGTFFNRVGSSISSIIYYARTVVPLAQDNFIPSFFAKKSEKTGEYRNAIIFSSVFSIISMLIFTIVPYFLGIRDQFAAVLNAGNIVFLMQYLMTIFTILFISYKDKTFKIPLWEKMIYVLAILLIGFIVLVSLIPPIVGTSYTVESAILMPSYLGVMILGYAIWGVWYLIQKINSKNNSSSIYNEEKPIFVYSKNHR encoded by the coding sequence ATGAAAAACAAATTAACAGAAAAACAATTTATATTTTACGGCCTTAACTATATTATCGGTTTTGGTTTTATAGCTACAATATCATCTGTCGTAAGCAAGGGTTTATGAGGAATCCTTATTTTTGTATTAACCGCCTTTATTTCTATGTCAGTTATGTTGGCTTTTGCGAGAGGGAGTCAAAACTTCGGTAAAGAGGTCGGCGGAACATACGCATACGCTAAAAAAGCGTTTCACAATAAAAGAGCAATCCTATTTTTACAAGGTTGAAACCAATTTGCTCAAGTTCCTTTGTTTTCAGCAACAACACCATTATTTTTCATTAACTTAATTGGCGAGTTTGATAAAGGGAACCAAGTTATTTATCAATTTTCAGCAGTCGCATTCTTTATTATTTTAAATATTATTAGTTCGTTTGGGTTAAGGACATCAAAATGATTTATTTTATTTTCTGCCATAATTAAATGAATAACAATAGGTATGGGTCTTTCTATTGTTGTTTGATATTCGTTTGCTAGTTTCCAATTCGGAAATAACTTCAGTAGTAACCCAACAATTGATATTAGCATTATTGTAACATCTGTTTTATCATTTATTTATGCTTTTGCAGGTGGCGAAGGACTTGCAGGAATTTCAGCAGATGTTGAATCTAAGAGATTTAAAAAAGTTTTAATGTTAATTTTTATGATAGTACTAACATTTTATTTTGTATTTTACATGATATATTTAGGGTTAGATAAAACAGCTTTTTTAGGAACTGAGAAAAGTTCAGTTAACTTTGCGAGAATATTCAGAGTTTCAATGGGGCTATCAGGTGTGATAATGTTTACGATTGGTACTTTCTTTAATAGAGTAGGTTCATCTATTAGTTCCATAATTTATTACGCAAGAACCGTAGTTCCATTAGCTCAAGACAATTTTATCCCAAGCTTTTTTGCTAAAAAATCAGAAAAAACTGGCGAATATAGAAATGCAATAATATTTTCAAGTGTATTTTCTATTATTTCAATGTTAATTTTTACTATAGTACCTTATTTTCTAGGGATAAGAGATCAATTCGCTGCAGTATTGAACGCTGGTAATATTGTTTTCTTAATGCAATATCTAATGACAATTTTTACTATATTGTTTATATCTTATAAAGACAAAACATTTAAAATTCCATTATGAGAAAAAATGATTTATGTACTAGCGATTTTACTAATTGGTTTTATTGTGCTTGTATCATTAATACCACCAATTGTCGGAACAAGCTATACGGTTGAAAGCGCTATTTTGATGCCTAGTTATTTAGGTGTAATGATTTTAGGTTATGCAATTTGAGGTGTTTGATACTTAATTCAAAAAATCAATTCAAAAAATAATTCATCATCTATATATAATGAAGAAAAACCTATTTTTGTGTATTCAAAAAATCACAGATAA